One genomic window of Medicago truncatula cultivar Jemalong A17 chromosome 1, MtrunA17r5.0-ANR, whole genome shotgun sequence includes the following:
- the LOC11407629 gene encoding protein translocase subunit SecA, chloroplastic, translating into MAASSLCSSFTSTTSHSQHRLHHRKTLNLPGSSFLSREFHLNSASVSKTRRSRSRRSGSVAVASLGGLLGGIFKGNDTGEATRKQYAATVNVINGLEANISKLSDSELRDKTFELRERAQKRESLDSLLPEAFAVVREASKRVLGLRPFDVQLIGGMVLHKGEIAEMRTGEGKTLVAILPAYLNALVGKGVHVVTVNDYLARRDCEWVGQVPRFLGMKVGLIQQNMTSEQRKENYLCDITYVTNSELGFDFLRDNLATSVEELVIRGFNYCVIDEVDSILIDEARTPLIISGPAEKPSDKYYKAAKIAEAFERDIHYTVDEKQKSVLISEQGYEDAEEILAVKDLYDPREQWASFVLNAIKAKELFLRDVNYIIRGKEVLIVDEFTGRVMQGRRWSDGLHQAVEAKEGLPIQNETVTLASISYQNFFLQFPKLCGMTGTASTEITEFESIYKLKVTIVPTNKPMIRKDESDVVFRATRGKWRAVVVEISRMHKTGRPVLVGTTSVEQSDSLSEQLKEAGIPHEVLNAKPENVEREAEIVAQSGRLGAVTIATNMAGRGTDIILGGNAEFMARLKLREILMPRVVKLTEGDFVSVKKPPPAKTWKVNDKLFPCQLSNKNTELAEEAVQLAVKAWGKRSLTELEAEERLSYSCEKGPAQDEVIAALRNAFLEISKEYKIFTEEERKKVVAAGGLIVVGTERHESRRIDNQLRGRSGRQGDPGSSRFFLSLEDNIFRIFGGDRIQGLMKAFRVEDLPIESQMLTKALDEAQKKVENYFFDIRKQLFEYDEVLNSQRDRVYTERRRALQSDNLQSLLIEYAELTIDDILEANIGSDAPKDSWDLDKLIAKIQQYCYLLNDLTPDLLRNECPDYEGLRSYLRLRGKEAYLQKRDITEQQAPGLMKEAERFLILSNIDRLWKEHLQALKFVQQAVGLRGYAQRDPLIEYKLEGYNLFLEMMAQIRRNVIYSIYQFKPVLLKQDQDKAENQKSGKRNARTRNDTNPDPVGTVEPSTSASS; encoded by the exons ATGGCAGCTTCTTCACTCTGTTCCTCCTTCACCTCCACAACTTCGCACTCGCAACATCGTCTTCACCACcgcaaaaccctaaacctacCAGGTTCATCTTTTCTTAGCAGAGAATTTCACCTCAATTCAGCTTCCGTTTCCAAAACACGGCGGAGTAGGAGTCGCCGATCGGGTTCGGTTGCGGTTGCTTCACTCGGTGGTTTGTTAGGTGGAATATTCAAAGGAAATGATACTGGCGAAGCTACAAGGAAACAATATGCTGCAACTGTTAATGTTATCAATGGATTGGAAGCGAATATTTCTAAACTTTCGGATTCTGAACTAAGGGATAAGACTTTTGAGCTAAGAGAACGTGCTCAAAAGAGAGAATCCTTGGATTCTCTTTTGCCT GAAGCCTTTGCTGTTGTAAGAGAAGCTTCCAAGAGAGTTCTTGGTCTTCGTCCATTTGATGTTCAGCTGATAG GGGGTATGGTTCTTCATAAGGGAGAGATAGCTGAAATGAGGACTGGAGAAGGGAAGACACTGGTTGCCATTTTGCCAGCTTATTTGAATGCATTAGTTGGGAAGGGAGTTCACGTTGTTACTGTAAATGATTATTTGGCTCGGCGTGATTGTGAATGGGTTGGCCAAGTTCCACGCTTTCTTGGAATGAAGGTTGGCCTCATCCAGC AGAATATGACAAGTGAGcaaagaaaggaaaattatttatgtGACATAACATATGTCACTAATAGCGAGCTAGGTTTTGATTTCTTAAGAGACAATCTTGCCACG AGTGTCGAGGAGCTTGTCATTAGGGGTTTCAATTATTGTGTCATTGATGAGGTTGATTCAATACTTATCGATGAAGCTAGAACTCCACTCATTATATCAGGACCTGCTGAGAAACCCAGTGATAAATATTACAAGGCTGCAAAGATAGCAGAAGCCTTTGAACGTGATATACATTACACT GTggatgaaaaacaaaaatcgGTTCTAATTTCTGAACAGGGCTACGAAGATGCTGAAGAAATTTTAGCTGTCAAAGATTTATATGATCCACGAGAACAATGGGCTTCATTTGTCCTAAATGCAATTAAAGCAAAAGAACTTTTTCTTCGAGATGTAAACTACATAATTCGCGGAAAAGAGGTGCTAATTGTTGATGAGTTTACTGGTCGAGTAATGCAG GGGAGAAGGTGGAGTGATGGACTTCATCAAGCAGTTGAAGCAAAGGAAGGGTTGCCCATCCAAAATGAAACTGTGACACTGGCTTCTATTAGTTACCAGAATTTTTTTCTGCAG TTCCCAAAACTATGCGGCATGACTGGCACTGCATCAACAGAAATCACAGAATTTGAAAGCATTTACAAGCTTAAAGTTACAATCGTGCCTACAAACAAACCTATGATAAGAAAG GATGAATCTGATGTAGTTTTCAGGGCTACTAGAGGGAAATGGCGTGCAGTTGTTGTGGAAATCTCTAGAATGCACAAAACTGGCCGACCTGTGCTTGTTGGCACGACTAGCGTTGAGCAGAGTGATTCTTTGTCTGAGCAATTGAAGGAAGCTGGAATCCCGCACGAG gtTCTTAATGCAAAACCAGAAAATGTTGAGAGGGAAGCAGAAATTGTAGCACAGAGTGGTCGTCTTGGGGCTGTGACAATTGCCACCAATATGGCTGGTCGTGGGACGGATATAATCCTTGGCGGTAATGCTGAATTTATGGCACGGTTGAAGCTTCGTGAGATACTGATGCCAAG AGTTGTTAAGCTAACTGAAGGAGATTTTGTATCGGTAAAGAAACCTCCTCCTGCTAAGACATGGAAG GTGAATGACAAGTTGTTTCCATGCCAactatcaaataaaaatactGAGTTGGCTGAGGAGGCCGTGCAATTGGCTGTTAAAGCATGGGGAAAGAGATCATTAACTGAGCTGGAAGCAGAGGAACGCCTATCATATTCTTGTGAAAAG GGCCCAGCCCAAGATGAAGTCATTGCCGCGCTGAGAAATGCATTTCTGGAAATCAGCAAGGAATATAAAATCTTCACCGAGGAAGAGAGGAAGAAG GTCGTGGCGGCTGGTGGACTAATTGTAGTGGGTACCGAGCGTCATGAATCACGGCGAATTGACAATCag CTGCGTGGTCGAAGTGGCAGACAAGGAGATCCAGGAAGCTCACGCTTCTTTTTAAGTCTTGAAGATAATATTTTTCGGATATTTGGCGGAGACCGAATTCAG GGCTTAATGAAAGCTTTCAGAGTGGAAGACCTACCTATTGAGTCTCAGATGTTGACCAAAGCATTAGATGAAGCCCAAAAGAAAGTGGAGAACTATTTCTTTGACATTCGGAAGCAATTGTTTGAGTATGACGAAGTACTTAATAGCCAAAGAGACCGAGTTTATACAGAGAGAAGACGAGCCCTTCAATCTGACAATCTTCAGTCTCTTCTTATTGAATATGCTGAATTGACAATAGATGACATTTTAGAG GCCAACATTGGTTCTGATGCTCCAAAAGACAGCTGGGATCTTGATAAACTGATTGCAAAAATCCAGCA ATATTGCTACTTGTTGAATGATCTGACCCCTGATTTGCTGAGGAATGAGTGTCCGGATTATGAGGGATTGCGGAGCTATCTCCGTCTTCGCGGTAAAGAAGCCTATCTGCAAAAAAGG GATATTACGGAGCAACAAGCACCGGGTTTGATGAAAGAAGCGGAGCGGTTCCTGATCTTGAGCAATATCGATCGGCTGTGGAAAGAACATTTGCAAGCACTAAAATTTGTTCAGCAAGCTGTGGGTTTACGAGGGTATGCGCAACGGGATCCACTTATTGAATATAAACTTGAGGGTTACAACCTTTTCTTGGAGATGATGGCACAAATAAGAAGAAATGTTATATATTCTATATATCAG TTTAAACCCGTGCTGCTAAAGCAAGATCAGGATAAAGCTGAGAATCAGAAATCAGGTAAACGGAATGCACGCACTCGGAACGATACAAATCCAGATCCAGTTGGTACAGTTGAGCCATCAACAAGTGCTAGTTCATGA
- the LOC11407630 gene encoding L-cysteine desulfhydrase: MDNHDDPRNGTVQPDSKKPKLTHPISSHELLHEFSHHQTAVARINNGSFGSCPRSILTAQTTWQLRFLQQPDDFFFNTLRNGILDSRKIIKNLINADDVEEISLIDNATTAAAIVLQQIGHHFSSGKFCRNDTVIIFHCAYQAVKKSIEAYVIPVGGSVIEVELPFPVNSNEEIIAEFKKGIERGKINGGRVRLAIIDHITSMPSVVIPVRELIRVCRENEVDQVFVDGAHALGSMEVDVKEIGADFYVSNLYKWFFSPPSVAFMYCNKNKKLNDVHHPVVAHEYGNGLPAESAWVGMRDYSPQLVVPSIMEFVNRFEGGIEGIMKRNHNMVVKMGVMLKEAWGTNLGSPPEMCASMIMIGLPSKIRVMSDDDALRLRFYLRVYHAIEVPVYYQALGNGERDARDKDGFITGYVRISHQVYNIVDDYNRLKTAIIQLLQDGKICSELPKE; this comes from the coding sequence ATGGATAACCACGACGATCCTCGAAACGGCACCGTTCAGCCAGACTCAAAGAAACCAAAACTTACCCACCCCATTTCCTCACACGAACTTCTTCACGAATTCTCCCACCACCAAACCGCCGTCGCACGTATCAACAACGGCAGCTTCGGCAGCTGTCCCCGCTCCATCCTCACCGCCCAAACCACCTGGCAGCTTCGCTTCCTTCAACAACCCGACGATTTCTTCTTCAACACCCTCCGTAACGGAATTCTCGATTCTcgcaaaatcatcaaaaacctAATCAATGCTGACGACGTTGAAGAAATTTCGTTAATCGATAATGCTACCACCGCTGCCGCTATCGTTCTTCAACAAATCGGCCATCACTTCTCCTCCGGTAAGTTCTGCCGAAATGACACTGTTATAATTTTCCATTGCGCTTATCAAGCTGTTAAGAAATCAATTGAAGCTTATGTTATACCCGTTGGTGGCTCTGTTATTGAGGTTGAATTACCTTTTCCGGTTAATTCCAACGAGGAAATTATCGCGGAATTTAAGAAAGGGATTGAACGAGGGAAAATTAACGGTGGTAGAGTTAGGTTAGCGATAATCGATCACATTACGTCGATGCCTTCGGTTGTTATTCCGGTTAGGGAATTGATTCGGGTTTGTAGAGAGAATGAAGTGGATCAGGTTTTTGTTGATGGTGCTCATGCTTTAGGAAGTATGGAGGTTGATGTTAAAGAAATTGGTGCTGATTTTTATGTTAGTAATTTGTATAAATGGTTTTTTTCGCCACCTTCGGTTGCGTTTATGTATTgtaataagaataagaaattgaaTGATGTTCATCATCCAGTGGTGGCGCATGAGTATGGTAATGGTTTGCCTGCTGAAAGTGCTTGGGTTGGGATGAGAGATTATAGTCCTCAGCTTGTGGTGCCTTCGATTATGGAGTTTGTGAATCGGTTTGAAGGTGGAATTGAAGGGATTATGAAGAGGAACCATAATATGGTTGTGAAAATGGGGGTTATGTTGAAGGAAGCGTGGGGTACGAATCTTGGGTCGCCGCCTGAAATGTGTGCAAGTATGATTATGATTGGCTTGCCTTCGAAGATTCGGGTGATGAGTGATGATGATGCTTTGAGATTAAGGTTTTATCTTAGGGTTTATCATGCTATAGAAGTTCCTGTGTATTATCAGGCTTTGGGAAATGGTGAAAGGGATGCTAGAGATAAAGACGGGTTTATAACTGGTTATGTGAGGATTTCTCATCAGGTGTAtaacattgttgatgattataatAGGCTTAAGACTGCAATTATTCAGCTTTTGCAAGATGGAAAAATTTGCAGTGAACTTCCTAAAGAGTGA